A stretch of DNA from Pseudonocardia hierapolitana:
GAGCCGGCCGATGCCGTTCGTGGCGAACTCGAACACGAACGTGCCGAGCGCGAGCTCGCCCGACCTGGCCTTCTCGATCACGGGCAGGGTCACGGTGGTCCGCCTTCCTCTCGTCGATGAGTCCTCGGCCAACGTAGCAACCGGTTGACCAATTTCCGAGGGCCTGGATACGGTCGCCAACCGTCACCACCGAGAGGACCAGCTGATGGCGAGCACCTTCCAGGTCGGGCTCACCGGGGACTTCCTCACCCCGGACGGGCGGATCGGCTGGGGCGACATCGGGTTGTCGCTGCTCACCGACGCGCCGGGCGTCGAGTACCGGTTCCTGGAGGTCACGGCGGGGGAGATCCCGCCCGAGCAGCTGGCCGGCCTCGACGCGCTGGTCGGGCTCCTGCCCCGGGTCACGGCGCGATCGCTGGAGAACGCTGACCGGCTGCGGGTCGTCGCCCGCTTCGGGGTCGGCTACGACAACGTGGACGTCGCCGCGCTCACCGCGCGCGGCACGCTGCTCACGATCACGCGCGACGCCGTCGCGCGGCCGGTGGCGCAGGCCGCGCTGGCCCTGATCCTCGCCGTCTCGCACCGCCTGCTCGACAAGGACCGCCTCGTCCGCGAGCACCGCTGGCAGGACCGCCTCGACTTCATGGGCACCGGCATCACCGGGCGCACGGTCGCCTTCGTCGGGTGGGGCAACATCGGGCGCACGATCAGCGGTTACCTCGCCCCGTTCGGGGTGCGCCAGACCGCCCACGACCCGTATGCCGATCCGGGCACCGCGACCGCCGCGGGCGTCGAGCTCGGGGACCTGGACACCGTGCTGGGCGGCGCCGACTTCGTGGTCGTCACCGCCGCCCTCACCGAGGAGACCCGCAACCTCGTCGACGCCGCGGCGATCGCCCGGATGAAGCCGTCGGCGTTCCTCGTCAACGTCGCCCGCGGGCCGATCGTCGACCAGGGCGCCGTCGCCGCCGCCCTCACGGAGGGGCGGATCGCCGGGGCGGCCCTGGACGTCTTCCGCGACGAGCCGCCCGCGCCCGACGACCCGATCCTCTCGGCGCCGAACACGTTGTTCAGCCCGCACGCCACCTGCTGGACCGACGAGCTCGCGCTCGCGAACGGCACGAGCGCGATCCGGGCCGTGCTCGACGTGCGGGACGGGAAGCGCCCGCGGGACGTGGTCAACCCGGAGGCGTTCGACCACCCGGCCCTGCGCGAACTGCGCTGAGTACCAGAGCATCGCGCCGACGCGGACGGCGGCCCGCTGGTCCTTCGGCGGCTGCTCTTGCCCAAGCGTTGATCAGCGGATGGGCGCATGCACGGCCGTATGTAGCCGCTGACGCACCGGGCGGTCGATCGAGGGCGTCGAGGCTCGGGCTTGATCAGCCGACGGGCGCCTCCACGGCCGCATGTGGCCGCCCCCGCACCGATGCCGTGATCATGGCTGCCATAGCGTCCGGAGGCCGGACCAGGCGTACCCCGAGGCCGGCGACGGCGATGGGCCCGAGCCGGGCTGGGCCACGCACTGAGTCTCAGCTCGCGCAGCCCGTCGATCGGGCGCGTCGACCCACGACGGGCGCGCCGGGAGACCCGGGGTGCATCAGCGGCGCAGGGGGACCCGGGTTCCTCACCTCAGCGCGAAACCGCCGTCGATCAGCAGTTCCGTGCCGCAGCAGAACGCCGAGTCGTCGCTGA
This window harbors:
- a CDS encoding NAD(P)-dependent oxidoreductase yields the protein MASTFQVGLTGDFLTPDGRIGWGDIGLSLLTDAPGVEYRFLEVTAGEIPPEQLAGLDALVGLLPRVTARSLENADRLRVVARFGVGYDNVDVAALTARGTLLTITRDAVARPVAQAALALILAVSHRLLDKDRLVREHRWQDRLDFMGTGITGRTVAFVGWGNIGRTISGYLAPFGVRQTAHDPYADPGTATAAGVELGDLDTVLGGADFVVVTAALTEETRNLVDAAAIARMKPSAFLVNVARGPIVDQGAVAAALTEGRIAGAALDVFRDEPPAPDDPILSAPNTLFSPHATCWTDELALANGTSAIRAVLDVRDGKRPRDVVNPEAFDHPALRELR